One window of Hydractinia symbiolongicarpus strain clone_291-10 chromosome 3, HSymV2.1, whole genome shotgun sequence genomic DNA carries:
- the LOC130635953 gene encoding uncharacterized protein LOC130635953 encodes MLRPFILVFIARKMADFIADVGGKVYFVIVHASLFFLGAYIIRKKVKEIEEKKKDSEFKYDTINFDALATKGIKYERNTCDQKVSHLYDNYINTVVEWCYLQPESSVKLLFECWVNNTERELKKEFTKNWLSHDESVSDVTIYFVNTEFPVNINNIEYCSKNEHELVLKLLLHVNVLNVKISSNNNEAFYEVPKIILEADTFFRTVGSQMAITFKLNGKDHLDALLVQSKKSEFDKAKVEVLTRSLKAVLSKTTTLKISEEKTEIDLPKSPRSPTVNNFTLDKVRKPISPCKETNLDEAAKSFENLFNTISPIKSDIHANSDVDNLNVGGDVPLIYEEKDVKRLSPKDGSGSKPMQSKIENVPNEVNDFTKNTKEDTDLKGASLKDISNSKIIQSKINEIPQKDKNLKVKENVSESTPMQPKNDKVLREINDFTEINKEDKGLKGAFLEDVSFSTPTEIKIRGFREVTTNSLSNNSADEVQKPSAEPTDPTECGLPSINTTQPLPNSQSLRSDSIASAGDDHESLPSEDVSLELFSLKPIGDYEAIQGSLEKTFCEENNNVESDIEVSVKPVIIVDNVDKDGTTDYCLNNVENAVQQDDKDTVQLRSLKNKSATKNPESRHSFHHGPRPKILVNTTSVGNLTTESVPPLRGSISQTSLNSGVGSVQYKYSALIIENEEDGLKKYYHIPPSLAKKGTYTQKGQKLHVYNDHIFAATHFTGHPPICCVCNLPLRRLGKQGYSCRDCKAVTHKRCHFLIPTKCPSSTLSTYTIQYVGGTEV; translated from the exons ATGCTACGGCCGTTTATTTTGGTTTTTATTGCACGCAAAATGGCTGATTTTATTGCAGACGTCGGAGGAAAAGTTTACTTTGTTATTGTCCATGCTTCCCTTTTCTTTCTTGGTGCGTACATCATAAGGAAAAAAGTAAAGGAAATCgaagagaaaaagaaagattCAGAATTCAAATACGATACAATAAATTTTGATGCCTTAGCTACTAAAGGCATTAAATACGAAAGAAACACGTGCGATCAAAAAGTCAGCCATCTATACGATAACTACATAAATACGGTTGTAGAATGGTGTTATCTTCAGCCAGAAAGTTCCGTAAAATTACTATTTGAATGCTGGGTCAATAACACTGAGAGAGAGTTAAAGAAGGAGTTTACAAAAAATTGGTTAAGCCATGATGAAAGT GTGTCAGACGTTACCATTTATTTTGTGAATACAGAATTTCCAGTTAATATTAACAACATAGAATATTGTTCGAAGAACGAACATGAATTA GTTTTAAAACTGCTATTACATGTAAATGTGTTGAATGTTAAAATTTCATCAAATAACAATGAAGCATTTTATGAAGTCCCCAAAATTATATTGGAG GCAGACACATTTTTTCGAACTGTTGGAAGTCAGATGGCAATAACGTTTAAATTAAATGGAAAAGATCATCTTGATGCATTGTTAGTTCAGTCAAAAAAATCCGAATTTGACAAG gcTAAAGTAGAAGTTTTGACTAGGTCCTTAAAAGCTGTTTTATCCAAAACTACAACATTAAAAATTTCGGAGGAG aaaacaGAAATAGATCTCCCAAAGTCACCAAGATCACCAACAGTTAATAACT TTACATTGGACAAGGTAAGAAAACCTATCAGCCCCTGCAAAGAAACCAACCTTGATGAAGCTGCAAAATCATTTGAGAATCTGTTTAATACTATTTCACCCATTAAATCAGACATTCATGCAAATTCTGATGTAGACAATCTAAATGTTGGAGGAGATGTACCTTTAATATATGAAGAAAAGGATGTAAAACGATTGTCTCCAAAAGATGGATCTGGTAGTAAACCAATGCAATCAAAGATTGAGAACGTTCCCAATGAAGTTAACGATTTTACGAAAAACACCAAAGAGGATACGGATTTAAAGGGAGCGAGTTTAAAAGATATATCTAACAGTAAAATAATTCAGTCAAAGATTAATGAAATTCcccaaaaagataaaaatttaaaggtgAAAGAAAACGTATCTGAGAGTACCCCAATGCAACCAAAAAATGACAAAGTTCTCAGAGAAATTAATGATTTTACGGAAATTAACAAAGAGGATAAGGGTTTGAAGGGAGCATTTCTAGAAGATGTATCCTTCAGTACACcaactgaaataaaaattagggGATTTAGGGAAGTAACAACTAATTCGTTGTCTAATAACAGTGCTGATGAAGTACAGAAGCCTTCTGCAGAACCCACAGATCCAACTGAATGTGGTCTACCATCCATTAATACGACACAACCTTTACCAAATTCTCAATCTCTGCGTTCTGATAGCATAGCCAGTGCTGGCGATGACCATGAAAGTCTTCCCTCTGAAGACGTTAGCCTGGAATTGTTCAGTTTAAAGCCAATAGGAGATTACGAAGCAATTCAAGGAAGTCTTGAAAAAACCTTCTGTGAAGAAAACAACAATGTAGAGTCAGATATTGAAGTGTCTGTTAAACCTGTTATCATTGTGGATAATGTTGATAAAGATGGCACTACAGACTACTGTCTTAATAATGTTGAAAATGCTGTGCAACAGGATGATAAAGATACTGTTCAACTACGAAGCTTGAAGAATAAAAGTGCAACAAAAAATCCTGAATCGAGACATTCATTTCATCATGGTCCACGGCCAAAAATACTTGTCAACACTACATCTGTag GTAATTTAACAACGGAATCTGTACCTCCCCTTA gagGCTCCATTAGTCAGACGTCATTGAATTCTGGAGTTGGTTCTGTCCAGTATAAATATTCTGCTTTAATTattgaaaatgaagaagatgGTTTAAAAAA GTATTATCATATACCACCATCGTTGGCAAAGAAGGGAACCTACACACAGAAAGGTCAAAAGTTACATGTTTATAACGATCATATATTTGCTGCTACTCATTTCACTGGACA TCCCCCAATATGTTGCGTCTGTAATCTACCTCTACGAAGACTGGGTAAACAAGGTTATTCTTGCAGAG ATTGTAAAGCAGTCACTCACAAAAGATGTCATTTCCTGATCCCAACAAAGTGCCCATCAAGTACTCTTTCCACTTATACCAT ACAATATGTTGGAGGAACCGAAGTTTGA
- the LOC130635951 gene encoding uncharacterized protein LOC130635951: MSSASIIMVLITLLVLTQGRDNKFQLAPHNVTFYFGTSRYMQQLCIPPDIIPRPEVRWKKGNQTLTNGKRVLMLASEELKSFDTKVHVKNGSRVFLLSINPVGETDQGIYHCVFNSTNGEESASFSVKITDSCKPGTFKCRADKKCILASALCDGVVHCSDSSDERDQCCMYIYLSLHELASIAKKKTCHLILLCQI; the protein is encoded by the exons ATGAGCTCTGCAAGTATTATCATGGTTCTAATAACCCTGCTTGTTTTAACTCAAG GACGAGATAACAAGTTCCAGTTGGCTCCACACAATGTCACGTTTTACTTTGGTACATCACGATACATGCAACAGTTATGCATACCTCCAGATATAATCCCAAGACCAGAAGTAAGGTGGAAGAAGGGGAACCAGACATTAACCAATGGAAAGCGCGTATTGATGCTTGCTAGTGAAGAATTGAAATCGTTTGATACTAAAGTTCATGTTAAAAACGGAAGCAGAGTTTTCCTGTTGTCAATAAATCCAGTTGGTGAAACAGATCAGGGAATATATCATTGCGTTTTTAACAGCACAAATGGAGAAGAATCTGCAAGCTTTTCTGTGAAAATTACAG ATTCTTGCAAACCTGGTACATTCAAATGCAGAGCAGATAAGAAATGTATACTGGCGTCGGCGTTATGTGACGGTGTAGTACATTGTAGCGACAGTTCGGACGAGCGTGATCAATGCTGTATGTATATTTACTTAAGTCTTCATGAATTGGCTTCGAtagctaaaaaaaaaacatgtcatttaattttgttgtgCCAAATTTGA